In the Syntrophus aciditrophicus SB genome, CTCGCTGGCCTTCGGCCCGGATACGGGTTGGGGGCTCATCGGCGGTCTTTCGTGGGTGGGGCTCTCCGGCGTGGGAGGTTCGCCCAACGGCGATTATGCGTCGACCATTCCCCACCTCGCTTTCATGATGTTTCAGGCGATGTTCGCCATTATCACCCCCGCGCTGATCATCGGCGCCTTCGCGGAAAGGGTCAGGTTCTCGGCTTTTCTCGTGATGACGGTTCTCTGGGCCACCCTGGTCTACGATCCGCTGGCTCACTGGGTCTGGGGCAGTGGAGGCTGGATGAGAAACCTGGGAGCGCTCGATTTCGCGGGAGGAATCGTGGTTCATGTCAGTTCGGGGATTTCCGCCCTGGTCATGGCGATTCTGCTGGGGAAACGGATCGGCTATGAAAAAGAGCCTTTCCGGCCGCACAATCTGCCCTTTACGGTCCTGGGAGGCGCGCTGCTGTGGTTCGGCTGGTTCGGCTTCAATGCGGGAAGCGCTCTCGGGGCGAATGAACTGGCGGCCAATGCCTTTGTGACGACCAATACCGCAACAGCGGCCGCCGGCCTGACCTGGGCACTGATCGAATGGCGGCTTTCCGGCGCCCCGACCGTCCTGGGGGCCGTGACCGGCGCCGTGGCCGGTCTGGTAGCCGTCACGCCGGCCTGTGGATTTGTAACCCCGGTCAACGCCATTTTTATCGGGGTGAGCGTCAGTGTGATCTGCTATGCCGCCATCGCCGTCGTCAAGGGCCGGCTGGGTTATGACGATTCCCTGGATGCTTTCGGTGTTCACGGAGTCGGCGGGGCCTGGGGAACGATTGCCACCGGACTTCTCGCGGAAAAGGCGGTCAATGCCGCCGGGGCGGACGGCCTGTTT is a window encoding:
- a CDS encoding ammonium transporter, giving the protein MNAGDTAWVLISTVLVFVMTPGLAFFYGGLVRRKNVLSILMQCFIIMCVISLQWVLYGYSLAFGPDTGWGLIGGLSWVGLSGVGGSPNGDYASTIPHLAFMMFQAMFAIITPALIIGAFAERVRFSAFLVMTVLWATLVYDPLAHWVWGSGGWMRNLGALDFAGGIVVHVSSGISALVMAILLGKRIGYEKEPFRPHNLPFTVLGGALLWFGWFGFNAGSALGANELAANAFVTTNTATAAAGLTWALIEWRLSGAPTVLGAVTGAVAGLVAVTPACGFVTPVNAIFIGVSVSVICYAAIAVVKGRLGYDDSLDAFGVHGVGGAWGTIATGLLAEKAVNAAGADGLFFGGLHQFLVQLMLVGVTVLYAGVVTFILFKVVDALLGMKVDRKSEILGLDLSQQCESAYTVVD